One Phycisphaera mikurensis NBRC 102666 DNA window includes the following coding sequences:
- a CDS encoding TrmH family RNA methyltransferase, protein MPEPLPITSATNPRVKRLVRWRSRPAERRGAGVALAEGVREVERALEAGLVCTAWWACPQLLGGRTVPAAPPGVERLTCPAAVFERIAWHRRPEGLLGEFVAPRARLDDLPPAAAAGLYLVAVGTEKPGNLGAMVRTAAAAGCDAVLAVGPHVDPFHPAAVRNSTAAVFHLPVVAVAEPEAAIAFLRARGIALHAALVGGGPAPATGGPVAVVIGPEDRGLAPTWAAAADAAIGIPMAPGPVDSLNAAAAAAVLLFDAARGRWSFPPQRASPL, encoded by the coding sequence ATGCCCGAGCCGCTGCCGATCACCTCCGCGACGAACCCACGCGTGAAGCGGCTGGTCCGCTGGCGCAGCCGGCCGGCGGAGCGACGCGGTGCCGGCGTCGCCCTGGCGGAGGGGGTGCGGGAGGTCGAGCGGGCGCTCGAGGCCGGCCTCGTCTGCACCGCTTGGTGGGCGTGCCCCCAGCTGCTCGGCGGCCGAACGGTGCCGGCGGCACCCCCGGGCGTGGAGCGGCTGACCTGCCCCGCCGCCGTCTTCGAGAGGATCGCCTGGCACCGGCGACCCGAGGGCCTGCTCGGCGAGTTCGTGGCTCCGCGTGCCCGGCTCGACGACCTCCCGCCGGCGGCCGCCGCCGGCCTCTACCTCGTCGCCGTCGGCACCGAGAAGCCCGGGAACCTGGGCGCGATGGTCCGCACCGCCGCGGCCGCGGGCTGCGACGCCGTGCTCGCGGTGGGCCCGCACGTCGACCCCTTCCACCCCGCGGCCGTCCGCAACTCCACCGCCGCCGTCTTCCACCTCCCCGTGGTTGCCGTGGCCGAGCCCGAAGCGGCGATCGCCTTCCTCCGTGCCCGCGGCATCGCCCTCCACGCAGCGCTGGTCGGGGGCGGCCCGGCGCCGGCCACCGGCGGCCCGGTCGCGGTGGTCATCGGCCCCGAGGACCGCGGCCTCGCGCCGACCTGGGCGGCCGCCGCCGACGCGGCGATCGGGATCCCGATGGCCCCGGGACCGGTCGACTCGCTCAACGCCGCGGCCGCCGCGGCGGTGCTGCTCTTCGACGCCGCCCGCGGCCGCTGGAGCTTTCCCCCCCAGCGGGCGTCGCCTCTGTAG
- a CDS encoding transglutaminase family protein codes for MSIRAAVLHRTEYTYDRPVDLAPQVIRLRPAPHARTPVSGYAMKLTLEHATPAGGVRRVEPFVNWQQDPQANWLARVVVPEAVTRFAVEVSLRCDLSPINPFDFFLDAEAETFPIAYGEDLARQLAPYLERAGAPACGSGFDAMLREVRGLVAPTGGEEPRTIDAVTSVNRRVQERLGYRLRFEAGIQSPEETIAAASGSCRDSAWLLVQLLRGLGLAARFVSGYSVQLAPDEKPLDEHAAAGVASDVVDLHAWAEVYLPGAGWVGLDATSGMMTGEGHIPLAATAEPGSAAPIEGSFAAASGLAGKPEVNDAAAGASVGVGFDYGVTVVRDFEDPRVTKPFDDAAWSRVDALGRHIDNRLARGDVRLTMGGEPTFVAAGLPAHPAWNTAALGGGKHAMGHALMKLQRARPRWAGSLVQAGQGKWYPGEELPRWSLALHRRRDGVAVWSDADRLADPTTGGPAGEGADLKSEAFVAALSAHLGLDGGNARPAFEDADAHTKRLRALPKGFDLLAFAEASAQADDEAEDAPRVPEGWTAQELRRLAAIETRGLDRPTAVILPLRRARSSEAPARWSSGPWSLAADEPNDPARLELFPGDAPAGLRIPLESLPFEEAEPDAGPDDPVAAAERPLLLDGDESARDPEPPKEVDPSEPKLLVRTALAVEPRGDALRIFLPPIRRLEHFLSLVAAVEAAAAEADARVVVEGYPPPSDPRLETVAATPDPGVLEINVAPEADWPALVDATESLYHDARVAGLSTEKFQKDGRHTGTGGGNHVVVGGRSPLDSPLLRRPDLLRSLVACWHRHPSLSYLFSGLFIGPTSQAPRMDEGRRNAVEEMNLAFLQTPEPGPADDSGFPTPPSREDAAPWLVDRLYRHLLTDLTGNTHRSELCIDKLYSPDSPTGRLGLLEFRGFEMPPHPRLALAQALLLRGLIARCWEEPLTGVLSDFGPALHDRYLLPHWVKRDFDAVLADLGRHGMAFESSWYDAFFEFRFPRLGTATVDGVHIELRVGVEPWLTLGEEASGTGTARYVDSSLERCQVRVSGLPAGDTRRVAVNGVELPLRPTGTAGESVAGVRYRAWQPWSCLHPTIEPHAPVAVDLVEPRWSERDPATGVVPAATLGGCAYSVAHPGGRAEDAHPVNALEAESRRAARFSGVSLHPGTNPLRPAGQDAGLVTLDLRRFPTAARGGG; via the coding sequence TTGTCCATCCGCGCCGCGGTGCTTCACCGCACCGAGTACACGTACGACCGCCCGGTGGACCTCGCCCCGCAGGTCATCCGCCTGCGCCCCGCCCCGCACGCCCGGACGCCGGTCTCGGGCTACGCGATGAAGCTGACGCTGGAGCACGCGACGCCCGCCGGCGGGGTGCGCCGCGTCGAGCCGTTCGTGAACTGGCAGCAGGACCCGCAGGCGAACTGGCTCGCCCGCGTGGTGGTGCCCGAGGCGGTCACTCGCTTCGCGGTGGAGGTGAGCCTGCGGTGCGACCTCTCGCCGATCAACCCGTTCGACTTCTTCCTCGACGCCGAGGCGGAGACCTTCCCGATCGCCTACGGGGAGGACCTCGCGCGGCAGCTGGCCCCGTACCTGGAGCGGGCGGGGGCCCCGGCGTGCGGGAGCGGCTTCGACGCGATGCTGCGGGAGGTGCGCGGCCTGGTCGCGCCAACCGGCGGTGAAGAGCCGCGGACGATCGACGCGGTCACCTCGGTCAACCGGCGGGTGCAGGAGCGGCTGGGCTACCGCCTGCGTTTCGAGGCCGGCATCCAGAGCCCCGAGGAGACGATCGCGGCCGCCAGCGGCAGCTGCCGCGACTCGGCCTGGCTGCTGGTGCAGCTGCTGCGCGGGCTGGGCCTGGCGGCCCGCTTCGTCTCGGGCTACTCCGTGCAGCTCGCCCCCGACGAGAAGCCGCTGGACGAGCACGCCGCCGCGGGCGTGGCCAGCGACGTGGTCGACCTGCACGCGTGGGCGGAGGTCTACCTGCCCGGCGCCGGCTGGGTCGGCCTGGACGCGACCTCGGGGATGATGACCGGCGAGGGCCACATCCCGCTGGCGGCGACGGCGGAGCCGGGCTCGGCGGCGCCGATCGAGGGTTCCTTCGCGGCCGCCTCCGGGCTCGCGGGCAAGCCGGAGGTGAACGACGCCGCCGCGGGTGCGTCCGTCGGCGTCGGCTTCGACTACGGCGTCACCGTGGTCCGCGACTTCGAGGACCCGCGCGTCACGAAACCCTTCGACGACGCAGCCTGGTCCCGCGTGGACGCCCTCGGCCGGCACATCGACAACCGCCTCGCCCGCGGCGACGTCCGCCTGACGATGGGCGGCGAGCCGACCTTCGTCGCCGCCGGCCTCCCGGCGCACCCGGCGTGGAACACCGCGGCCCTCGGCGGCGGGAAGCACGCGATGGGCCACGCGCTCATGAAGCTGCAGCGGGCCCGACCGCGCTGGGCCGGCTCGCTGGTGCAGGCGGGCCAGGGCAAGTGGTACCCCGGCGAAGAGCTCCCGCGCTGGAGCCTCGCGCTGCACCGCCGCCGCGACGGCGTGGCCGTCTGGAGCGATGCGGACCGCCTCGCCGACCCGACCACCGGCGGCCCGGCGGGTGAGGGAGCCGACTTAAAGAGCGAAGCATTCGTCGCGGCGCTCTCGGCGCACCTCGGCCTCGACGGCGGCAACGCCCGGCCGGCCTTCGAGGATGCCGACGCGCACACAAAGCGCCTCCGCGCCCTGCCGAAGGGCTTCGACCTGCTCGCCTTCGCCGAGGCCTCCGCCCAAGCGGACGACGAGGCCGAGGACGCACCCCGTGTGCCCGAGGGCTGGACGGCGCAGGAGCTGCGGCGCCTCGCCGCGATCGAGACCCGCGGGCTCGACCGCCCCACCGCCGTGATCCTCCCGCTGCGTCGGGCCCGCTCCTCCGAGGCTCCCGCCCGCTGGTCGAGCGGACCCTGGTCGCTGGCCGCCGACGAGCCCAACGACCCCGCCCGGCTGGAGCTGTTCCCCGGCGACGCGCCGGCGGGCCTGCGGATCCCGCTGGAGAGCCTGCCGTTCGAGGAGGCGGAGCCCGACGCCGGGCCGGACGACCCCGTCGCCGCGGCGGAGCGCCCGCTGCTGCTCGACGGCGACGAGAGCGCCCGCGACCCCGAGCCTCCCAAGGAAGTCGATCCGAGCGAGCCGAAGCTCCTCGTCCGCACCGCCCTGGCCGTCGAGCCCCGCGGCGACGCCCTGCGGATCTTCCTGCCGCCCATCCGCCGGCTCGAGCACTTCCTCTCGCTCGTCGCCGCCGTCGAAGCCGCGGCGGCGGAGGCCGACGCCCGCGTCGTGGTCGAGGGCTACCCGCCGCCGTCCGATCCGCGGCTGGAGACCGTCGCGGCCACGCCCGACCCCGGCGTGCTGGAGATCAACGTCGCGCCCGAGGCCGACTGGCCGGCGCTCGTGGACGCCACCGAGTCGCTGTACCACGACGCCCGCGTGGCCGGCCTCTCCACCGAGAAGTTCCAGAAAGACGGCCGCCACACCGGCACCGGAGGCGGCAACCACGTCGTCGTCGGCGGCCGCAGCCCGCTGGACTCGCCGCTTCTGCGTCGGCCGGACCTGCTCCGCTCGCTGGTCGCCTGCTGGCACCGCCACCCGAGCCTCAGCTACCTCTTCAGCGGCCTGTTCATCGGCCCCACCAGCCAGGCCCCGCGGATGGACGAGGGCCGCCGGAACGCCGTGGAGGAGATGAATCTCGCCTTCCTGCAGACGCCCGAGCCGGGGCCGGCAGACGACTCCGGCTTCCCGACGCCTCCCTCGCGCGAGGACGCCGCGCCCTGGCTCGTCGACCGCCTCTACCGCCACCTGCTCACCGACTTGACCGGCAACACGCACCGCAGCGAGCTGTGCATCGACAAGCTGTACTCGCCGGACTCGCCCACCGGGCGCCTGGGCCTGCTGGAGTTCCGCGGCTTCGAGATGCCGCCGCACCCGCGGCTCGCGCTGGCCCAGGCGCTGCTGCTGCGCGGGCTGATCGCCCGCTGCTGGGAGGAGCCGCTGACCGGCGTGCTCAGCGACTTCGGGCCCGCCCTGCACGACCGCTACCTGCTGCCGCACTGGGTGAAGCGGGACTTCGACGCCGTGCTCGCCGACCTCGGCCGCCACGGCATGGCCTTTGAATCGAGCTGGTACGACGCCTTCTTCGAGTTCCGCTTCCCGCGGCTGGGCACGGCGACGGTCGACGGCGTGCACATCGAGCTGCGCGTCGGCGTGGAGCCCTGGCTCACGCTCGGGGAGGAGGCCAGCGGCACCGGCACCGCCCGCTACGTCGACTCCTCGCTGGAGCGGTGCCAGGTCCGCGTCTCGGGCCTCCCCGCCGGCGACACCCGCCGCGTCGCCGTCAACGGCGTCGAGCTGCCGCTGCGGCCCACCGGCACGGCCGGCGAGTCCGTCGCCGGCGTCCGCTACCGGGCGTGGCAGCCGTGGTCGTGCCTGCACCCCACCATCGAGCCGCACGCGCCCGTCGCCGTCGATCTGGTGGAACCGCGGTGGAGCGAGCGCGACCCCGCGACCGGCGTCGTCCCCGCCGCCACGCTCGGCGGCTGCGCCTACAGCGTCGCCCACCCCGGCGGCCGGGCCGAGGACGCCCACCCCGTGAACGCGCTCGAGGCCGAGAGCCGCCGCGCCGCCCGCTTCTCCGGCGTGAGCCTCCACCCCGGCACGAACCCGCTGCGGCCGGCCGGGCAGGACGCGGGCCTGGTCACCCTGGACCTCCGCCGCTTCCCCACCGCCGCCCGCGGCGGGGGCTGA
- a CDS encoding prepilin-type N-terminal cleavage/methylation domain-containing protein — MASSSPIPRTRPRPRTRRGPRRQAGLSLAEMLISLAISAALLTAVALAMDASFTAYASAAESTSAQSSTRLVVHRIQAMIRGGVAQGPLTPDDHLAWKNTIRLKSGGTLALPEPDFSNNPVTSDYLLLDDRDGRLIALDFDPITATVFLSTPEPDGRYERRPLLQGVTACTFSLFRRRDRQSDYQNVLERGGIDLTVQPGADSTLGTEAGQSPPIRLIASTSPRRLR; from the coding sequence ATGGCCTCTTCCTCCCCGATTCCGCGAACCCGCCCACGCCCGCGCACCCGCCGCGGGCCGCGGCGGCAGGCCGGCCTCTCGCTCGCCGAGATGCTCATCTCGCTGGCCATCTCCGCGGCGCTGCTGACGGCCGTCGCCCTGGCGATGGACGCCAGCTTCACCGCCTACGCCAGCGCGGCGGAGTCGACCTCGGCGCAGAGCTCCACCCGCCTGGTGGTGCACCGGATCCAGGCGATGATCCGCGGAGGCGTGGCGCAGGGCCCGCTCACCCCCGACGACCACCTCGCCTGGAAGAACACGATCCGGCTCAAGAGCGGGGGGACGCTCGCCCTGCCGGAGCCCGACTTCAGCAACAACCCGGTCACCAGCGACTACCTGCTGCTCGATGACCGCGACGGCCGGCTGATCGCCCTGGACTTCGACCCCATCACCGCGACGGTCTTCCTGAGCACGCCCGAACCGGACGGTCGCTACGAGCGGCGGCCCCTGCTGCAGGGCGTCACGGCCTGCACCTTCAGCTTGTTCCGACGGCGGGACCGGCAGAGCGATTACCAGAACGTGCTGGAGCGCGGCGGCATCGACCTCACGGTCCAGCCCGGCGCCGACTCGACGCTGGGCACCGAAGCCGGGCAGTCCCCCCCGATCCGCTTGATCGCTTCCACCTCGCCCCGCCGCCTGCGCTGA
- a CDS encoding cobalamin B12-binding domain-containing protein gives MASRPNALLERFYTALISGDRAAAGEVLAECRSGKATAEALANHLIWPTLDQVQKAHRNDQLSDLSYHFATRLMRSITDRLQPEYEQKARRGQTLLMVCGEEESEELAGQLTADLLEADGWTVYFAGGGVANDEIIAAVGTLVVDRLVIFGAVPATVPRTRQLIDRLHDMGLNEQVQVTVGGGVFGRAEGLAEEIGADLWADHPTHVVEVLDEEPDTRMTWDQRTVGRRRRKAA, from the coding sequence ATGGCCAGCCGGCCCAACGCCCTGCTCGAACGTTTCTACACGGCCCTCATCTCCGGCGACCGCGCGGCCGCCGGCGAGGTCCTCGCCGAGTGCCGATCCGGCAAGGCGACCGCCGAAGCCCTCGCCAACCACCTGATCTGGCCGACCCTCGACCAGGTCCAGAAGGCCCACCGCAACGACCAGCTCTCCGATCTGTCGTACCACTTCGCGACGCGGCTGATGCGGTCGATCACCGACCGCCTCCAGCCGGAGTACGAGCAGAAAGCCCGCCGCGGCCAGACGCTGCTGATGGTCTGCGGCGAGGAGGAGAGCGAGGAGCTGGCGGGCCAGCTCACCGCGGACCTGCTCGAGGCGGACGGCTGGACGGTCTACTTCGCCGGCGGCGGCGTGGCCAACGACGAGATCATCGCCGCCGTCGGGACGCTGGTCGTCGACCGGCTCGTGATCTTCGGCGCCGTCCCCGCCACCGTGCCCCGCACCCGCCAGCTCATCGACCGCCTCCACGACATGGGGCTCAACGAGCAGGTGCAGGTCACCGTGGGCGGCGGCGTCTTCGGCCGGGCCGAGGGCCTCGCCGAGGAAATCGGCGCCGACCTCTGGGCCGACCACCCGACCCACGTCGTCGAGGTGCTCGACGAGGAGCCCGACACGCGCATGACCTGGGACCAGCGGACCGTGGGCCGACGCCGACGCAAGGCGGCCTGA
- the lpdA gene encoding dihydrolipoyl dehydrogenase, whose product MPDFDHDLLLLGAGPGGYVAAIRAAQLGLSVGLVDLNPALGGTCLRIGCIPSKALLESSHLYEQASAHLGDHGITTSGVTLDMAAMHARKDAVVKQLTSGVAGLMKKNKVKVYTARGSFDGDRSVKLEKVDGSPDDLPARVTAKHVVIATGSVPTSLPGIDLSMEGIGTSTDALTWEKVPERLVVIGAGVIGLELGSVWRRLGSDVTVVEYLDRILPGMDGELATATLREFKKQGLRFVLGAKVTGVEEADDALIVKLDGQDDVLCDRVLMAVGRKPYTDGLNLEAVGVERDEKGRVVTGDGDDAFTASPEKDGVTIYAIGDCIAGPMLAHKAEEEGVAVAERIATGHHHLDYDVMPGIVYTDPEVASVGKTEEELKEAGVDYRAGKFPFMANGRAKAIDETAGMVKFLCDARTDRVLGCHILGPGGGDLLAEVATAMSFGATSEDIGRAVHAHPTLSEAVKEAALAVDGRALHY is encoded by the coding sequence ATGCCCGATTTCGACCACGACCTCCTCCTCCTCGGCGCCGGCCCCGGCGGCTACGTCGCGGCGATCCGCGCCGCCCAGCTGGGCCTCTCCGTCGGCCTGGTCGACCTGAACCCCGCCCTCGGCGGCACCTGCCTGCGCATCGGCTGCATCCCCTCCAAGGCCCTGCTGGAGAGCAGCCACCTCTACGAGCAGGCGAGCGCCCACCTCGGCGACCACGGCATCACCACCTCGGGGGTGACGCTGGACATGGCCGCCATGCACGCCCGCAAGGACGCCGTGGTGAAGCAGCTGACCTCCGGCGTCGCCGGGCTCATGAAGAAGAACAAGGTGAAGGTCTACACGGCCCGGGGCAGCTTCGACGGCGACCGCTCGGTGAAGCTGGAGAAGGTCGACGGCAGCCCCGACGACCTGCCCGCGAGGGTGACCGCGAAGCACGTGGTCATCGCGACCGGATCGGTGCCGACGAGCCTGCCGGGCATCGACCTCTCGATGGAGGGCATCGGCACCTCCACCGACGCCCTCACCTGGGAGAAGGTGCCCGAGCGGCTCGTCGTGATCGGGGCGGGGGTGATCGGCCTCGAGCTCGGCAGCGTCTGGCGCCGCCTCGGCTCCGACGTCACCGTCGTGGAGTATCTCGACCGGATCCTGCCGGGCATGGACGGCGAGCTCGCCACCGCGACGCTCCGCGAGTTCAAGAAGCAGGGCCTCCGCTTCGTGCTCGGCGCCAAGGTCACCGGCGTGGAGGAGGCGGACGACGCGCTGATCGTCAAGCTCGACGGCCAGGACGACGTGCTCTGCGACCGCGTGCTCATGGCCGTCGGCCGCAAGCCGTACACCGACGGGCTGAATCTCGAAGCCGTCGGCGTCGAACGCGACGAGAAGGGCCGCGTCGTCACCGGCGACGGGGACGATGCCTTCACGGCCTCCCCCGAGAAGGACGGGGTGACGATCTACGCCATCGGCGACTGCATCGCCGGCCCCATGCTCGCCCACAAGGCCGAGGAGGAGGGCGTCGCCGTCGCCGAGCGGATCGCCACCGGCCACCACCACCTCGATTACGACGTCATGCCCGGCATCGTCTACACCGACCCGGAGGTCGCCAGCGTCGGCAAGACCGAGGAGGAACTCAAGGAAGCCGGCGTGGATTACCGCGCCGGCAAGTTCCCCTTCATGGCCAACGGCCGGGCCAAGGCGATCGACGAGACCGCCGGCATGGTCAAGTTCCTGTGCGACGCGAGAACCGACCGCGTGCTCGGCTGCCACATCCTCGGGCCAGGCGGCGGCGACCTGCTCGCCGAGGTCGCCACCGCGATGTCCTTCGGGGCGACCAGCGAGGACATCGGCCGGGCGGTCCACGCGCACCCGACGCTCAGCGAAGCCGTGAAGGAGGCCGCGCTCGCGGTGGACGGCCGCGCCCTGCACTACTGA
- a CDS encoding ubiquinone/menaquinone biosynthesis methyltransferase — protein sequence MDAAAKKKVWGRDTLAGDPHARGDKARRVRAMFASIAGSYDLNNRLHAFGMDQRWRRVAVGMAAVTPGERVVDVACGTGDLAIALARTLPAAAADGGPSVIGVDFTFAMLPLAEGKSSGDAAAAAYAAGDALRLPLPDACCEAVTIAFGLRNVADPSAAVAEFARVLKPGGRLVVLEFVEPRNPLIRWGNAAYTRGLMPLTATALSGDRSGAYRYLPKSVATFLGTAGVAALYERHGFGGHRSRAMNLGTVDCHAGTLGR from the coding sequence TTGGATGCCGCCGCGAAGAAGAAGGTCTGGGGCCGCGACACGCTCGCCGGCGATCCGCACGCGCGGGGCGACAAGGCCCGGCGCGTCCGAGCGATGTTCGCCTCGATCGCGGGCTCGTACGACCTCAACAACCGGCTGCACGCCTTCGGCATGGACCAGCGCTGGCGGCGGGTCGCGGTCGGCATGGCGGCGGTGACGCCCGGCGAGCGGGTCGTCGACGTCGCCTGCGGCACGGGCGACCTGGCGATCGCGCTGGCCCGCACGCTCCCGGCCGCCGCCGCCGACGGCGGCCCCTCCGTGATCGGCGTCGACTTCACCTTCGCGATGCTCCCGCTGGCGGAGGGCAAGTCCAGCGGCGACGCCGCGGCGGCCGCGTACGCGGCCGGCGACGCGTTGCGGCTGCCGCTGCCCGACGCCTGCTGCGAAGCGGTGACCATCGCCTTCGGGCTGCGCAACGTGGCCGATCCCTCCGCCGCCGTCGCCGAGTTCGCCCGGGTGCTCAAGCCCGGCGGCCGGCTGGTCGTCCTGGAGTTCGTCGAGCCCAGGAACCCGCTCATCCGCTGGGGCAACGCGGCGTACACCCGCGGGCTGATGCCGCTGACGGCGACGGCCCTCTCCGGAGACCGCAGCGGCGCGTACCGGTACCTGCCCAAGTCGGTCGCGACCTTCCTGGGCACGGCGGGGGTGGCGGCGCTGTACGAGCGGCACGGCTTCGGCGGGCACCGCAGCCGCGCGATGAACCTCGGCACGGTGGACTGCCACGCCGGGACGCTCGGCCGTTAG
- a CDS encoding M48 family metallopeptidase, producing the protein MHPRTFPLLRRLLPAASLALAAVTFSPGCQTNPATGELYLTALNQEKAVQIGEEAEPQFLSENGGVIPDAGIRDYVASIGNRLAAKSELPDLPWEFHVLDSVQINAFALPGGKIFMSRGLLERMTNEAQLAGVLGHEIGHVTADHVGQRMAQATAVTAAGAVLGAAGAATDKDWLKVLGVGTGVGGGVYLLRFSRGNETESDLLGVRYMDRLGYNPWGQVQVMEILKEASGGGSGNLLESFFATHPLPQDRIDDLEELIRDKYPDAKRSGDGFFPERFEQNVLRPLSRLPAPRQTTPPAAG; encoded by the coding sequence TTGCACCCTCGAACCTTCCCCCTGCTCCGCCGGCTGCTCCCCGCCGCGTCGCTGGCCCTGGCCGCGGTCACCTTCTCCCCGGGCTGCCAGACCAACCCCGCCACGGGCGAGCTCTACCTGACCGCGCTCAACCAGGAGAAGGCGGTGCAGATCGGCGAGGAGGCCGAGCCGCAGTTCCTCTCCGAGAACGGCGGCGTCATCCCCGACGCCGGCATCCGCGACTACGTCGCGTCGATCGGCAACCGGCTCGCGGCCAAGAGCGAGCTGCCCGACCTCCCCTGGGAGTTCCACGTGCTCGACTCGGTGCAGATCAACGCCTTCGCGCTGCCCGGCGGCAAGATCTTCATGAGCCGCGGGCTGCTCGAGCGGATGACCAACGAGGCCCAGCTCGCCGGCGTCCTCGGCCACGAGATCGGCCACGTCACCGCCGACCACGTCGGCCAGCGGATGGCGCAGGCCACGGCGGTGACGGCCGCCGGCGCGGTCTTGGGCGCCGCCGGCGCCGCCACCGACAAGGACTGGCTGAAGGTGCTCGGCGTCGGCACCGGCGTCGGCGGCGGGGTTTACCTCCTGAGGTTCTCCCGCGGCAACGAGACCGAGTCCGACCTGCTCGGCGTCCGCTACATGGACCGCCTGGGCTACAACCCCTGGGGCCAGGTGCAGGTGATGGAGATCCTCAAGGAGGCCTCCGGCGGCGGCAGCGGCAACCTCCTGGAGAGCTTCTTCGCCACGCACCCGCTGCCCCAGGACCGCATCGACGACCTCGAGGAGCTCATCCGCGACAAGTACCCCGACGCGAAGCGAAGCGGCGACGGCTTCTTCCCGGAGCGCTTCGAGCAGAACGTGCTGCGGCCGCTGTCGAGGCTGCCGGCCCCCCGGCAGACGACGCCGCCGGCGGCCGGTTGA
- a CDS encoding type IV pilus modification PilV family protein, producing the protein MHEHEHAPEATPRRRRHPRPSRRRGFTLIEASLTTVIVGTGVLAMIEAQQAYHRKNQIATRAGTGQLLANEVRELMHGLPHHAQLLNGAETLNLGPELGETSPIDFDDLDDFISVAGGGFHPPINAMGQTLPGDDMLRWRQVVTLGGVFPSLIDSNATFALGTTEMIRVVVSAQYDTDPDPTAESWVQVADLAWVVPPTR; encoded by the coding sequence ATGCACGAGCACGAGCACGCACCCGAAGCCACGCCCCGCCGACGCCGGCACCCGCGGCCGTCCCGGCGTCGCGGCTTCACGCTGATCGAGGCCTCCCTCACCACCGTCATCGTCGGCACCGGCGTGCTCGCGATGATCGAGGCCCAGCAGGCGTACCACCGCAAGAACCAGATCGCGACCCGCGCCGGCACCGGCCAGCTGCTGGCCAACGAGGTCCGCGAGCTGATGCACGGGCTCCCGCACCACGCCCAGCTGCTCAACGGCGCCGAGACCCTCAACCTCGGCCCGGAGCTCGGGGAGACCTCGCCGATCGACTTCGACGACCTCGACGACTTCATCTCGGTCGCCGGCGGCGGGTTCCACCCGCCGATCAACGCCATGGGTCAGACGCTGCCCGGCGACGACATGCTCCGCTGGCGGCAGGTCGTGACGCTCGGCGGCGTGTTCCCGAGCCTGATCGACAGCAACGCCACCTTCGCCCTGGGCACCACCGAGATGATCCGCGTGGTCGTCTCCGCCCAATACGACACCGACCCCGACCCCACCGCCGAGTCCTGGGTGCAGGTGGCCGATCTCGCCTGGGTCGTCCCGCCGACCCGCTGA
- a CDS encoding fibro-slime domain-containing protein — translation MHSSIPLTRTSLARRVRPAAAAVAASLALTGLAAAPAAAAPGVADVLDAVDAAQESIRLEGTLRDFTIDHPDMEYGKKSFGLRKGMVEERLGADGRPVLSEKYAKNPGKAMIQSESTFNQWFRDVPGVNLTEVVELTLQPHPAKPGVMYFAREAQSSGDKRFFFPADGRGFNDMRNAGKGLHNYFFTFELETEFTYDDPSGRDHALEFAFSGDDDVWVFINDRLAVDLGGVHGQQSAKVNLDRNAEKLGLEPGETYPLRLFFAERHTTQSNFRIETTLKLKGLPPSNITANYD, via the coding sequence ATGCACAGCTCCATCCCTCTCACCCGCACCTCCCTCGCCCGCCGCGTGCGGCCCGCGGCGGCCGCCGTCGCGGCTTCGCTGGCCCTCACGGGGCTGGCCGCCGCCCCCGCGGCCGCGGCCCCCGGCGTCGCCGACGTCCTCGACGCGGTGGACGCCGCGCAGGAGAGCATCCGCCTGGAGGGCACGCTCCGCGACTTCACCATCGACCACCCCGACATGGAGTACGGCAAGAAGAGCTTCGGCCTCCGCAAGGGCATGGTCGAGGAGCGGCTCGGCGCCGACGGCCGGCCGGTCCTCAGCGAGAAGTACGCGAAGAATCCCGGCAAGGCGATGATCCAGAGCGAGTCGACCTTCAACCAGTGGTTCCGCGACGTGCCGGGCGTGAACCTCACCGAGGTCGTCGAGCTGACCCTCCAGCCGCACCCCGCCAAGCCCGGCGTCATGTACTTCGCCCGCGAGGCCCAGAGCTCCGGCGACAAGCGGTTCTTCTTCCCCGCCGATGGCCGCGGCTTCAACGACATGCGGAACGCGGGCAAGGGCCTGCACAACTACTTCTTCACCTTCGAGCTCGAGACCGAGTTCACCTACGACGATCCCAGCGGGCGCGACCACGCGCTGGAGTTCGCCTTCAGCGGCGACGACGACGTCTGGGTCTTCATCAACGACCGCCTCGCGGTCGACCTCGGCGGCGTGCACGGGCAGCAGAGCGCCAAGGTCAACCTGGACCGCAACGCCGAGAAACTCGGCCTCGAGCCCGGCGAGACCTACCCGCTCCGCCTCTTCTTCGCCGAACGGCACACGACGCAGAGCAACTTCCGCATCGAGACCACGCTGAAGCTCAAGGGCCTGCCGCCCTCGAACATCACCGCGAACTACGACTGA